In Candidatus Tachikawaea gelatinosa, a genomic segment contains:
- the nrdA gene encoding class 1a ribonucleoside-diphosphate reductase subunit alpha, whose protein sequence is MNHSLFVTKRDGRKELINLDKIHKVLNWAANGLNNISISQVELRSHIQFYNGIKTSDIHETIIKSAADLISCETPDYQYLAARLTIFHLRKKAYGQFDPPKLYDQVVRMVHLGKYDTHLLSDYTEKEFNEMDKFIDHWRDMNFSYAAVKQLEGKYLVQNRVTGTIYESTQFLYILIAACLFSKYSSNKRMDYIRRFYDATSTFKISLPTPIMSGVRTPTRQFSSCVLIECDDSLDSINATSSAIVKYISQRAGIGINAGRIRAVGSPIRGGEASHTGCIPFYKHFQSAVKSCSQGGVRGGAATIFYPIWHLEVENLLVLKNNRGIEDNRVRHMDYGIQINKFMYQRFLTDKKIALFSPSDVPNLYEYFFSNQKKFEKLYIKYEKNKDIRKKYIKSTDLFSLIMQERSSTGRIYIQNVDHCNTHSPFNAKIAPIRQSNLCMEIALPTKPLKHINDSSGEIALCTLSAFNLGTIKDLNEFEELANLSVRALDALLDYQDYLIPAAKISAMGRRSLGIGVINFAYYLAKNNVRYSDGSANNLIHKTFEAMQYYLLKASNELAKELGSCPYFNETNYAKGILPVHTYKKSLDEICNEPLHYDWEDLSKKIKIHGLRNSTLSALMPSETSSQISNATNGIEPPRGYISIKASKDGILRQIVPEYELLKNKYELLWDIPSNKGYFQLVGIMQKFIDQSISSNTNYDPSKFANGKIPMKKLMQDLLTAYKLGIKTLYYQNTRDGAKDMQEEMVLFFQEEGCRDGACKI, encoded by the coding sequence ATGAATCATAGTTTATTCGTTACTAAAAGAGATGGTCGAAAAGAATTAATAAATTTAGATAAAATTCATAAAGTATTAAATTGGGCTGCTAATGGACTTAATAACATTTCTATTTCGCAAGTTGAACTGCGTTCACATATTCAATTTTATAATGGAATTAAAACTTCTGATATTCATGAAACTATTATTAAATCTGCTGCTGATCTCATTTCTTGCGAAACTCCTGATTATCAATATTTGGCTGCACGATTAACAATTTTTCATCTTAGAAAGAAAGCTTATGGTCAATTTGATCCTCCTAAACTCTATGATCAAGTTGTACGAATGGTGCACTTAGGAAAATATGACACACACCTATTAAGTGATTATACTGAAAAAGAGTTCAATGAAATGGATAAGTTTATTGATCATTGGCGTGATATGAATTTCTCATATGCTGCGGTAAAACAATTAGAAGGTAAATATTTAGTACAAAATAGAGTAACAGGAACAATCTATGAAAGTACACAATTTTTATACATTTTAATTGCAGCATGTCTATTTTCTAAATATTCTTCTAATAAACGAATGGATTACATTAGACGTTTTTATGACGCAACTTCTACTTTTAAAATATCACTGCCTACTCCTATTATGTCAGGTGTTCGTACACCTACACGTCAATTTAGTTCATGTGTATTAATTGAATGTGATGATAGTTTGGATTCTATTAATGCTACATCTAGCGCTATAGTAAAGTATATTTCTCAACGCGCTGGAATTGGCATTAACGCAGGAAGAATTCGTGCTGTAGGTAGTCCTATAAGAGGCGGTGAAGCTTCACATACAGGATGTATTCCATTTTATAAACATTTTCAATCTGCTGTAAAATCTTGTTCTCAAGGAGGGGTAAGAGGAGGAGCGGCTACAATTTTTTATCCAATATGGCATTTAGAAGTGGAAAATTTATTAGTTTTAAAAAACAATCGTGGCATAGAAGATAATAGAGTTCGTCATATGGATTATGGAATACAAATTAATAAATTTATGTATCAAAGATTTTTAACAGATAAAAAAATTGCTTTATTCAGTCCGTCTGATGTTCCAAATTTATACGAATATTTTTTTTCAAATCAAAAAAAATTTGAAAAATTATATATAAAATATGAAAAAAATAAAGATATTCGCAAAAAATACATTAAATCTACTGATCTTTTTTCTTTAATTATGCAAGAAAGATCTTCTACTGGTAGAATCTATATACAAAATGTAGATCACTGTAATACACATAGTCCTTTTAATGCAAAAATTGCTCCTATTAGACAATCTAATCTCTGTATGGAAATAGCTTTACCTACAAAACCATTAAAACATATTAATGATTCTTCTGGAGAAATAGCGTTATGTACTCTTTCTGCTTTTAATTTAGGTACTATTAAAGATTTAAATGAATTTGAAGAACTAGCAAATCTTTCTGTACGTGCACTTGATGCCTTATTAGATTATCAGGATTACTTAATTCCTGCTGCAAAAATAAGTGCAATGGGGCGTCGATCATTGGGTATAGGAGTAATCAACTTTGCTTACTATCTAGCAAAAAATAATGTACGTTATTCAGATGGAAGTGCTAATAATTTAATACATAAAACTTTTGAAGCAATGCAATACTATTTATTAAAAGCATCAAATGAATTAGCTAAAGAGCTTGGTTCATGTCCATATTTTAATGAAACTAATTATGCAAAAGGTATTCTGCCTGTGCATACTTATAAAAAATCGTTAGATGAAATTTGTAATGAACCATTACATTACGATTGGGAAGACTTATCAAAAAAAATAAAAATACATGGTTTAAGAAACTCAACATTATCTGCTTTAATGCCATCAGAAACATCATCACAAATTTCTAATGCTACTAATGGAATTGAACCTCCTAGAGGATATATTAGTATTAAAGCGTCAAAAGATGGGATTCTTCGTCAAATAGTGCCAGAATATGAGCTATTAAAAAATAAATATGAGCTACTATGGGATATTCCTTCAAATAAAGGATATTTTCAGTTAGTAGGCATAATGCAAAAATTTATTGATCAATCAATTTCATCAAACACTAATTACGATCCATCAAAATTTGCTAATGGAAAAATTCCGATGAAAAAACTTATGCAAGATTTATTAACAGCTTATAAATTAGGGATAAAAACTTTGTACTATCAGAATACTAGAGATGGTGCAAAAGATATGCAAGAAGAAATGGTACTTTTTTTTCAAGAAGAAGGTTGTAGAGATGGAGCTTGCAAAATTTAA
- the nrdB gene encoding class Ia ribonucleoside-diphosphate reductase subunit beta, which translates to MLYTTFSQKKNNQLIEPMFFGQPVNIARFDQQKYHVFENLIEKQLSFFWRPEEIDVSHDRIDYKNLPDHEKHIFISNLKYQTLLDSIQGRSPNVAFLPIVSLPELETWIETWSFSETIHSRSYTHIIRNIVRDPSIVFEDIVDNQHIVERAKNIASYYDKLIQMISYWNLLGQGKHKINDKIINVDLYALKKQLYLCLISVNALEAIRFYVSFACSFAFAERGLMEGNAKIIRLIARDEALHLTSTQHILNLMRNGEDDLEMKKISKESEQECFDLFKDVAMQEKEWAKYLFYDGSMIGLNNDILSEYIEYVTNIRMNAIGLKLPFKTRSNPIPWINTWLVSDNVQMAPQEVEVSSYLVGQIDSSIKKDDFKSFKL; encoded by the coding sequence ATGTTATATACTACTTTTTCACAAAAAAAAAATAATCAATTAATAGAACCAATGTTTTTTGGGCAACCTGTAAATATTGCACGTTTTGATCAACAAAAATATCATGTTTTTGAAAATCTTATTGAAAAACAACTATCATTTTTTTGGCGTCCAGAAGAAATAGATGTTTCTCACGATAGAATAGATTATAAAAATTTGCCTGATCATGAAAAACATATATTTATTAGTAATTTAAAATATCAAACATTATTAGACTCTATTCAAGGACGTAGTCCAAATGTAGCTTTTTTACCTATCGTTTCACTTCCAGAATTAGAAACATGGATAGAAACTTGGTCTTTTTCTGAAACGATTCATTCTCGTTCTTATACGCATATTATTCGAAATATTGTCAGAGATCCATCAATAGTATTTGAAGATATCGTAGATAACCAACATATTGTTGAACGTGCAAAAAATATTGCTTCATATTATGACAAGCTTATTCAAATGATAAGCTATTGGAATCTTTTAGGACAAGGCAAACATAAAATTAATGATAAAATAATTAATGTTGATCTGTATGCCTTAAAAAAACAGTTATATCTTTGTTTAATTAGCGTAAATGCTTTAGAAGCTATCCGTTTTTATGTAAGCTTTGCTTGTTCTTTTGCTTTTGCAGAAAGAGGGTTGATGGAAGGTAACGCAAAAATTATTCGTCTAATAGCACGTGATGAAGCATTACACTTAACTAGCACACAACACATTTTAAATTTAATGAGAAATGGTGAAGACGATTTAGAAATGAAAAAAATATCAAAAGAATCGGAACAAGAATGCTTTGATCTTTTTAAAGATGTAGCGATGCAAGAAAAAGAATGGGCAAAATATTTATTTTATGATGGATCAATGATAGGACTAAATAATGATATTCTTTCTGAATATATTGAATATGTCACAAACATTCGTATGAATGCAATAGGTTTAAAATTACCGTTTAAAACAAGATCTAATCCAATTCCTTGGATTAACACATGGTTAGTTTCAGATAACGTGCAAATGGCTCCTCAAGAAGTAGAAGTGAGTTCTTATTTAGTAGGACAAATAGATTCTTCAATTAAAAAAGATGATTTTAAAAGTTTTAAATTATAA
- the efp gene encoding elongation factor P: MPSYLINNLRIGAKILFENKPYVIESNDFTKPGKGQAFNKVKIRQLINGKLIEKTFRSTELINTADIFDCTLIYLYQEGELYYFMNNNNFDQLSVEQKIIGDNYQWLKNQVEYIITLWNNVPISITPPNFLELKIIKTDPSIKGETSTATTKNAILSTGASIKVPSFIEIGETVKIDTRSKSYVSRVIK, from the coding sequence ATGCCTTCATATTTAATTAATAATTTACGCATTGGTGCTAAAATTTTATTTGAAAACAAACCATATGTTATTGAATCAAATGATTTTACTAAACCAGGAAAAGGACAAGCTTTCAATAAAGTGAAAATTCGTCAATTAATTAACGGAAAACTTATTGAAAAAACATTTAGATCAACTGAACTAATAAATACTGCTGATATTTTTGACTGCACTCTTATATATCTTTATCAAGAAGGCGAACTTTATTATTTCATGAACAATAATAATTTCGACCAATTATCAGTCGAACAAAAAATAATAGGAGATAATTATCAATGGTTAAAAAATCAAGTAGAATATATAATTACATTATGGAATAATGTTCCAATTTCTATTACTCCTCCTAATTTTCTTGAATTAAAAATTATCAAAACAGATCCTAGCATAAAAGGCGAAACTTCTACTGCGACTACTAAAAATGCAATTCTTTCTACTGGTGCCAGTATAAAAGTTCCATCTTTTATAGAAATTGGAGAAACAGTGAAAATTGATACACGATCTAAAAGTTATGTATCTCGTGTTATCAAATAA
- the yfaE gene encoding class I ribonucleotide reductase maintenance protein YfaE, whose amino-acid sequence MSDFNIVLNTSRIKLKKIHIYLNLLNILEKNNIEIEFQCRQGYCGSCRMRLLKGKIIYYKKPLAFLKKGEILPCCCYIMSNLEIQTII is encoded by the coding sequence ATGTCCGATTTTAATATAGTTTTAAATACATCTAGAATAAAACTAAAAAAAATTCATATATATTTAAATTTATTAAATATTTTAGAAAAAAATAATATAGAAATTGAATTTCAATGTCGTCAAGGCTATTGTGGGTCTTGTAGAATGCGATTATTAAAAGGTAAAATTATATATTATAAAAAACCTTTAGCTTTTTTAAAAAAAGGAGAAATTTTACCATGTTGTTGTTATATTATGAGCAATTTAGAAATACAAACTATTATATAA